The Pelodiscus sinensis isolate JC-2024 chromosome 10, ASM4963464v1, whole genome shotgun sequence genome has a segment encoding these proteins:
- the DVL3 gene encoding segment polarity protein dishevelled homolog DVL-3 isoform X3, whose translation MLEPRGSVAALKPERGSLQLGVVKEEISDDNAKLPCFNGRVVSWLVSAEGSHSDSGSVCADNQPELPPSIERTGGIGDSRPPSFHPNTGGSRENLDNETETDSVVSSQRERPRRKDGPEHAPRVNGTAKGERCRDVGGYESSSTLMSSELETTSFFDSDEDDSTSRLSSSTEQSSASRLMRRHKRRRRKQKAPRIERSSSFSSITDSTMSLNIITVMLNMEKYNFLGISIVGQSNERGDGGIYIGSIMKGGAVAADGRIEPGDMLLQVNDINFENMSNDDAVRVLREIVHKPGPITLTVAKCWDPSPRGCFSLPRIAPQRIWAGPDSPCSDPGEPIRPIDPAAWVSHTAAMTGTYPAYGMSPSMSTITSTSSSITSSIPETERLDDFHLSIHSDMATIVKAMASPESGLEVRDRMWLKITIPNAFIGSDVVDWLYHHVEGFTDRRESRKYASNLLKAGYIRHTVNKITFSEQCYYIFGDLCGNMANLSLHDHDGSSGASDQDTLAPLPHPGAAPWPMAFPYQYPPPHPYNPHPGFPEPGYSYGGGSAGSQHSEGSRSSGSNRSGSERRKERDPKAGESKSGGSGSESDHTTRSSMRRERAASERSVPASQRSQHSLAHSIRSHHSQQSYGPPGLPPLYSPPMLLMPPPPSAMGPPGAPPGRDLASVPPELTASRQSFRMAMGNPTKNYGVFDFL comes from the exons GGTGGTGAAGGAAGAAATCTCGGATGATAATGCCAAGCTTCCCTGCTTCAATGGCCGGGTGGTGTCCTGG ctggtGTCTGCGGAGGGGTCGCACTCAGACAGCGGATCCGTCTGTGCTGATAATCAGCCGGAGCTGCCACCCTCCATAGAGCGCACCGGGGGCATCGGAGACTCCAGGCCCCCCTCCTTCCA CCCCAACACCGGGGGGAGTCGGGAGAACCTGGATAATGAGACCGAGACAGATTCGGTGGTTTCATCGCAGAGGGAGAGACCTCGCCGGAAAGACGGACCTGAGCATG cccccagagtgAACGGGACAGCGAAAGGGGAGCGGTGCCGAGACGTAGGTGGGTACGAGAGCTCCTCCACTCTCATGAGCAGCGAATTGGAGACCACCAGCTTCTTCGACTCGGATGAGGATGACTCCACGAGCAG GTTGAGCAGCTCGACAGAGCAGAGCAGCGCCTCCCGCCTGATGAGGAGGCACAAACGACGCCGGCGGAAACAGAAGGCCCCACGCATCGAGCGG TCGTCGTCCTTCAGCAGCATCACAGACTCAACTATGTCTCTGAACATCATCACAGTCATGCTAAACATGG AGAAGTACAACTTCCTGGGCATCTCCATCGTGGGACAAAGCAATGAGCGTGGGGACGGTGGCATCTATATCGGCTCCATCATGAAGGGGGGCGCCGTAGCGGCTGACGGCCGGATCGAGCCCGGAGACATGCTCTTGCAG GTGAATGATATCAACTTTGAGAACATGAGCAATGATGACGCTGTGCGTGTGCTGAGGGAGATTGTGCACAAGCCGGG GCCCATCACCCTGACGGTGGCCAAGTGCTGGGACCCCAGCCCCAGGGGCTGCTTCTCGTTACCGCGTA TTGCTCCCCAACGGATCTGGGCTGGGCCAGACTCTCCGTGCTCCGATCCGG GTGAGCCCATCCGACCCATCGACCCGGCAGCCTGGGTTTCCCACACAGCAGCGATGACCGGCACCTACCCGGCGTACGGTATGAGCCCATCCATGAGCACAATCACTtccaccagctcctccatcacCAGCTCCATCCCAGAGACCGAAC GCCTCGATGACTTTCACCTGTCCATCCACAGCGACATGGCCACCATCGTCAAAGCCATGGCCTCCCCCGAGTCAGGCCTGGAGGTGCGCGACCGCATGTGGCTGAAGATCACCATTCCCAATGCCTTCATTG GTTCAGATGTGGTGGATTGGCTCTATCACCACGTGGAAGGTTTTACAGACCGGCGGGAATCCCGCAAGTACGCCAGCAACCTGCTGAAGGCCGGCTACATCCGACACACCGTGAACAAGATCACCTTCTCTGAGCAGTGCTACTACATCTTTGGAGACCTCTGCGGCA ACATGGCTAACCTGTCCCTGCATGATCATGATGGATCCAGCGGAGCCTCAGATCAGGACACGTTGGCTCCACTCCCCCACCCAGGAGCTGCACCGTGGCCCATGGCTTTCCCATACCAGTACCCACCACCTCATCCATACAACCCCCATCCAGGATTCCCTGAGCCAGGCTACAGCTAtggcgggggcagtgcaggcagCCAGCACAGTGAAG GGAGTCGGAGCAGCGGTTCAAACCGCAGCGGCAGtgaaagaagaaaggagagagacccaaaggcTGGCGAGTCCAAGTCAGGCGGCAGTGGCAGTGAGTCGGACCACACCACCCGGAGCAGTATGCGGCGGGAGCGGGCGGCCAGTGAACGCTCGGTGCCAGCCAGCCAGCGCAGCCAACACTCTCTGGCTCACAGCATCCGCAGTCACCACAGCCAGCAGTCATATGGGCCGCCTGGCTTGCCACCCCTCTACAGCCCACCCATGCTGCTGATGCCTCCGCCGCCTTCTGCCATGGGGCCCCCAGGGGCCCCGCCGGGCCGTGACCTGGCCTCTGTGCCCCCTGAACTGACGGCCAGTAGACAGTCGTTCCGAATGGCCATGGGCAATCCCA CAAAGAATTACGGGGTGTTTGACTTCCTCTGA
- the DVL3 gene encoding segment polarity protein dishevelled homolog DVL-3 isoform X2: protein MAAAETKIIYHLDEQETPYLVKLPIPAERVTLGDFKGLLNRPNYKFYFKSMDDDFGVVKEEISDDNAKLPCFNGRVVSWLVSAEGSHSDSGSVCADNQPELPPSIERTGGIGDSRPPSFHPNTGGSRENLDNETETDSVVSSQRERPRRKDGPEHAPRVNGTAKGERCRDVGGYESSSTLMSSELETTSFFDSDEDDSTSRLSSSTEQSSASRLMRRHKRRRRKQKAPRIERSSSFSSITDSTMSLNIITVMLNMEKYNFLGISIVGQSNERGDGGIYIGSIMKGGAVAADGRIEPGDMLLQVNDINFENMSNDDAVRVLREIVHKPGPITLTVAKCWDPSPRGCFSLPRIAPQRIWAGPDSPCSDPGEPIRPIDPAAWVSHTAAMTGTYPAYGMSPSMSTITSTSSSITSSIPETERLDDFHLSIHSDMATIVKAMASPESGLEVRDRMWLKITIPNAFIGSDVVDWLYHHVEGFTDRRESRKYASNLLKAGYIRHTVNKITFSEQCYYIFGDLCGNMANLSLHDHDGSSGASDQDTLAPLPHPGAAPWPMAFPYQYPPPHPYNPHPGFPEPGYSYGGGSAGSQHSEGSRSSGSNRSGSERRKERDPKAGESKSGGSGSESDHTTRSSMRRERAASERSVPASQRSQHSLAHSIRSHHSQQSYGPPGLPPLYSPPMLLMPPPPSAMGPPGAPPGRDLASVPPELTASRQSFRMAMGNPSEFFVDVM from the exons GGTGGTGAAGGAAGAAATCTCGGATGATAATGCCAAGCTTCCCTGCTTCAATGGCCGGGTGGTGTCCTGG ctggtGTCTGCGGAGGGGTCGCACTCAGACAGCGGATCCGTCTGTGCTGATAATCAGCCGGAGCTGCCACCCTCCATAGAGCGCACCGGGGGCATCGGAGACTCCAGGCCCCCCTCCTTCCA CCCCAACACCGGGGGGAGTCGGGAGAACCTGGATAATGAGACCGAGACAGATTCGGTGGTTTCATCGCAGAGGGAGAGACCTCGCCGGAAAGACGGACCTGAGCATG cccccagagtgAACGGGACAGCGAAAGGGGAGCGGTGCCGAGACGTAGGTGGGTACGAGAGCTCCTCCACTCTCATGAGCAGCGAATTGGAGACCACCAGCTTCTTCGACTCGGATGAGGATGACTCCACGAGCAG GTTGAGCAGCTCGACAGAGCAGAGCAGCGCCTCCCGCCTGATGAGGAGGCACAAACGACGCCGGCGGAAACAGAAGGCCCCACGCATCGAGCGG TCGTCGTCCTTCAGCAGCATCACAGACTCAACTATGTCTCTGAACATCATCACAGTCATGCTAAACATGG AGAAGTACAACTTCCTGGGCATCTCCATCGTGGGACAAAGCAATGAGCGTGGGGACGGTGGCATCTATATCGGCTCCATCATGAAGGGGGGCGCCGTAGCGGCTGACGGCCGGATCGAGCCCGGAGACATGCTCTTGCAG GTGAATGATATCAACTTTGAGAACATGAGCAATGATGACGCTGTGCGTGTGCTGAGGGAGATTGTGCACAAGCCGGG GCCCATCACCCTGACGGTGGCCAAGTGCTGGGACCCCAGCCCCAGGGGCTGCTTCTCGTTACCGCGTA TTGCTCCCCAACGGATCTGGGCTGGGCCAGACTCTCCGTGCTCCGATCCGG GTGAGCCCATCCGACCCATCGACCCGGCAGCCTGGGTTTCCCACACAGCAGCGATGACCGGCACCTACCCGGCGTACGGTATGAGCCCATCCATGAGCACAATCACTtccaccagctcctccatcacCAGCTCCATCCCAGAGACCGAAC GCCTCGATGACTTTCACCTGTCCATCCACAGCGACATGGCCACCATCGTCAAAGCCATGGCCTCCCCCGAGTCAGGCCTGGAGGTGCGCGACCGCATGTGGCTGAAGATCACCATTCCCAATGCCTTCATTG GTTCAGATGTGGTGGATTGGCTCTATCACCACGTGGAAGGTTTTACAGACCGGCGGGAATCCCGCAAGTACGCCAGCAACCTGCTGAAGGCCGGCTACATCCGACACACCGTGAACAAGATCACCTTCTCTGAGCAGTGCTACTACATCTTTGGAGACCTCTGCGGCA ACATGGCTAACCTGTCCCTGCATGATCATGATGGATCCAGCGGAGCCTCAGATCAGGACACGTTGGCTCCACTCCCCCACCCAGGAGCTGCACCGTGGCCCATGGCTTTCCCATACCAGTACCCACCACCTCATCCATACAACCCCCATCCAGGATTCCCTGAGCCAGGCTACAGCTAtggcgggggcagtgcaggcagCCAGCACAGTGAAG GGAGTCGGAGCAGCGGTTCAAACCGCAGCGGCAGtgaaagaagaaaggagagagacccaaaggcTGGCGAGTCCAAGTCAGGCGGCAGTGGCAGTGAGTCGGACCACACCACCCGGAGCAGTATGCGGCGGGAGCGGGCGGCCAGTGAACGCTCGGTGCCAGCCAGCCAGCGCAGCCAACACTCTCTGGCTCACAGCATCCGCAGTCACCACAGCCAGCAGTCATATGGGCCGCCTGGCTTGCCACCCCTCTACAGCCCACCCATGCTGCTGATGCCTCCGCCGCCTTCTGCCATGGGGCCCCCAGGGGCCCCGCCGGGCCGTGACCTGGCCTCTGTGCCCCCTGAACTGACGGCCAGTAGACAGTCGTTCCGAATGGCCATGGGCAATCCCAGTGAGTTCTTTGTGGATGTAATGTGA
- the DVL3 gene encoding segment polarity protein dishevelled homolog DVL-3 isoform X1: MAAAETKIIYHLDEQETPYLVKLPIPAERVTLGDFKGLLNRPNYKFYFKSMDDDFGVVKEEISDDNAKLPCFNGRVVSWLVSAEGSHSDSGSVCADNQPELPPSIERTGGIGDSRPPSFHPNTGGSRENLDNETETDSVVSSQRERPRRKDGPEHAPRVNGTAKGERCRDVGGYESSSTLMSSELETTSFFDSDEDDSTSRLSSSTEQSSASRLMRRHKRRRRKQKAPRIERSSSFSSITDSTMSLNIITVMLNMEKYNFLGISIVGQSNERGDGGIYIGSIMKGGAVAADGRIEPGDMLLQVNDINFENMSNDDAVRVLREIVHKPGPITLTVAKCWDPSPRGCFSLPRIAPQRIWAGPDSPCSDPGEPIRPIDPAAWVSHTAAMTGTYPAYGMSPSMSTITSTSSSITSSIPETERLDDFHLSIHSDMATIVKAMASPESGLEVRDRMWLKITIPNAFIGSDVVDWLYHHVEGFTDRRESRKYASNLLKAGYIRHTVNKITFSEQCYYIFGDLCGNMANLSLHDHDGSSGASDQDTLAPLPHPGAAPWPMAFPYQYPPPHPYNPHPGFPEPGYSYGGGSAGSQHSEGSRSSGSNRSGSERRKERDPKAGESKSGGSGSESDHTTRSSMRRERAASERSVPASQRSQHSLAHSIRSHHSQQSYGPPGLPPLYSPPMLLMPPPPSAMGPPGAPPGRDLASVPPELTASRQSFRMAMGNPTKNYGVFDFL, encoded by the exons GGTGGTGAAGGAAGAAATCTCGGATGATAATGCCAAGCTTCCCTGCTTCAATGGCCGGGTGGTGTCCTGG ctggtGTCTGCGGAGGGGTCGCACTCAGACAGCGGATCCGTCTGTGCTGATAATCAGCCGGAGCTGCCACCCTCCATAGAGCGCACCGGGGGCATCGGAGACTCCAGGCCCCCCTCCTTCCA CCCCAACACCGGGGGGAGTCGGGAGAACCTGGATAATGAGACCGAGACAGATTCGGTGGTTTCATCGCAGAGGGAGAGACCTCGCCGGAAAGACGGACCTGAGCATG cccccagagtgAACGGGACAGCGAAAGGGGAGCGGTGCCGAGACGTAGGTGGGTACGAGAGCTCCTCCACTCTCATGAGCAGCGAATTGGAGACCACCAGCTTCTTCGACTCGGATGAGGATGACTCCACGAGCAG GTTGAGCAGCTCGACAGAGCAGAGCAGCGCCTCCCGCCTGATGAGGAGGCACAAACGACGCCGGCGGAAACAGAAGGCCCCACGCATCGAGCGG TCGTCGTCCTTCAGCAGCATCACAGACTCAACTATGTCTCTGAACATCATCACAGTCATGCTAAACATGG AGAAGTACAACTTCCTGGGCATCTCCATCGTGGGACAAAGCAATGAGCGTGGGGACGGTGGCATCTATATCGGCTCCATCATGAAGGGGGGCGCCGTAGCGGCTGACGGCCGGATCGAGCCCGGAGACATGCTCTTGCAG GTGAATGATATCAACTTTGAGAACATGAGCAATGATGACGCTGTGCGTGTGCTGAGGGAGATTGTGCACAAGCCGGG GCCCATCACCCTGACGGTGGCCAAGTGCTGGGACCCCAGCCCCAGGGGCTGCTTCTCGTTACCGCGTA TTGCTCCCCAACGGATCTGGGCTGGGCCAGACTCTCCGTGCTCCGATCCGG GTGAGCCCATCCGACCCATCGACCCGGCAGCCTGGGTTTCCCACACAGCAGCGATGACCGGCACCTACCCGGCGTACGGTATGAGCCCATCCATGAGCACAATCACTtccaccagctcctccatcacCAGCTCCATCCCAGAGACCGAAC GCCTCGATGACTTTCACCTGTCCATCCACAGCGACATGGCCACCATCGTCAAAGCCATGGCCTCCCCCGAGTCAGGCCTGGAGGTGCGCGACCGCATGTGGCTGAAGATCACCATTCCCAATGCCTTCATTG GTTCAGATGTGGTGGATTGGCTCTATCACCACGTGGAAGGTTTTACAGACCGGCGGGAATCCCGCAAGTACGCCAGCAACCTGCTGAAGGCCGGCTACATCCGACACACCGTGAACAAGATCACCTTCTCTGAGCAGTGCTACTACATCTTTGGAGACCTCTGCGGCA ACATGGCTAACCTGTCCCTGCATGATCATGATGGATCCAGCGGAGCCTCAGATCAGGACACGTTGGCTCCACTCCCCCACCCAGGAGCTGCACCGTGGCCCATGGCTTTCCCATACCAGTACCCACCACCTCATCCATACAACCCCCATCCAGGATTCCCTGAGCCAGGCTACAGCTAtggcgggggcagtgcaggcagCCAGCACAGTGAAG GGAGTCGGAGCAGCGGTTCAAACCGCAGCGGCAGtgaaagaagaaaggagagagacccaaaggcTGGCGAGTCCAAGTCAGGCGGCAGTGGCAGTGAGTCGGACCACACCACCCGGAGCAGTATGCGGCGGGAGCGGGCGGCCAGTGAACGCTCGGTGCCAGCCAGCCAGCGCAGCCAACACTCTCTGGCTCACAGCATCCGCAGTCACCACAGCCAGCAGTCATATGGGCCGCCTGGCTTGCCACCCCTCTACAGCCCACCCATGCTGCTGATGCCTCCGCCGCCTTCTGCCATGGGGCCCCCAGGGGCCCCGCCGGGCCGTGACCTGGCCTCTGTGCCCCCTGAACTGACGGCCAGTAGACAGTCGTTCCGAATGGCCATGGGCAATCCCA CAAAGAATTACGGGGTGTTTGACTTCCTCTGA